The following proteins are encoded in a genomic region of Acidobacteriota bacterium:
- a CDS encoding acyl-CoA dehydrogenase, whose translation MFGMTTPQQYGGLGLGMSEEVRVVFELAYASPVFRAALGSNNGIGALGLINEGTPEQKQKYLPRIATGELIASFCLTEANAGSDVAALETSAVRDGDSYILNGTKRFITNSPRAGLYTVYARTAPKEAGTAGISALLVERTSPGLSVAEPWKTMGFRGSHSADVIFEDCRVPADALLGGKEGVGFKAAMRTLDHARIHMAALAQGMSRRLIDEGLAYVQKRRQFGQAIANFQLIQAMLADCETETVAGRAMIEKVARDKDAGENITKDAACAKYFSTEALGRIADRVLQMHGGIGYTKTCAVERLYRDARLLRIFEGTSQIQQIVIAREMLRGTTVRE comes from the coding sequence ATGTTTGGCATGACCACGCCGCAGCAATACGGCGGGCTGGGTCTGGGCATGAGCGAGGAAGTGCGCGTCGTGTTCGAGCTGGCGTATGCCTCGCCGGTGTTTCGCGCGGCGCTGGGATCGAACAACGGCATCGGCGCGCTGGGCTTGATCAACGAGGGCACGCCGGAGCAGAAGCAGAAGTATCTGCCGCGCATCGCCACCGGTGAGTTGATCGCGTCGTTTTGTTTGACGGAGGCCAATGCCGGTTCCGACGTGGCGGCGCTGGAAACCTCGGCAGTGCGCGACGGCGATTCTTACATCCTCAACGGGACCAAACGATTCATCACCAACTCGCCGCGCGCGGGGCTGTACACCGTCTACGCGCGCACCGCGCCCAAGGAAGCGGGCACGGCGGGCATCTCGGCGCTGCTCGTTGAGAGAACCTCGCCGGGACTCAGCGTCGCCGAACCGTGGAAGACCATGGGCTTTCGCGGGTCGCACTCCGCCGACGTGATCTTTGAGGATTGCCGCGTGCCCGCTGACGCGCTGCTCGGCGGGAAAGAGGGCGTGGGCTTCAAGGCCGCCATGCGCACGCTCGACCATGCCCGCATCCACATGGCCGCGCTGGCCCAGGGCATGTCGCGGCGGCTGATCGACGAAGGACTCGCCTACGTGCAGAAGCGCAGGCAGTTCGGGCAGGCCATCGCCAATTTCCAGTTGATCCAGGCCATGCTCGCCGATTGCGAGACAGAAACGGTGGCGGGCCGCGCCATGATTGAGAAAGTGGCGCGCGACAAGGACGCGGGTGAGAACATCACCAAGGACGCGGCCTGCGCGAAGTATTTCTCCACCGAGGCGCTGGGACGCATCGCCGACCGCGTCTTGCAGATGCACGGCGGCATCGGCTATACCAAGACCTGCGCGGTCGAGCGGCTCTACCGCGACGCGCGCCTGCTGCGGATTTTCGAGGGAACCAGCCAGATTCAACAGATTGTGATCGCGCGTGAGATGCTGCGCGGCACAACAGTTAGGGAATAA